One Rhizoctonia solani chromosome 1, complete sequence DNA window includes the following coding sequences:
- a CDS encoding proteophosphoglycan ppg4, with amino-acid sequence MSQVGFRFRPFTNSSVTAQWTAKEMKDMHTRSRSVSGPEVYARRTAEEEERQRALDSETDANTEYNAAKLSANIRPRSMSAGGRGERKKKSKNKEEKAKKRAAADEARRQRRREAGLDSDTTQGDDSDDEEFVTGHTRPMHGMFTGQTASTSKRAHKHSASTNMPPTHPYGYPSHQHPYGQQSPYSAHPYGPSSYFSPSAPQYPSLFAATSPSNGRAEAFEMARRKLESNPLPGLPQSLPRKHSATQSKSHPQPSHSLPGGYAPPAREKSKSKHSGHAKSASTGTLPTQSQAPSYPPAQAYAPPVPSKSSRGRDKDRDRDRNRGRERDRDRDRDRDRDRERDRERDLDRSRNRPGWDTADGVLNGDLPNVPVLNSHGIPIANAPGHAHSHSVPILKHRGGAGGEELTSINGIPIVNAQPEPQPQPQHPLERTPSRGNKWGTKIAGLFGRARRGSNASHAVPFDPRPSTSGAGESRYPTGPGDTRYPPVVDTSGRFYEGVGAGAGTGTGTGTGGRFRETGTGRYPVAEPSSAPPTKSAFKFGFDRLRRPSHSSARPDLGGSGGEPFPSLSRPPTHDTGFGRPSHDIPGLGRPSHDSTGLKRPSHETFGRASHEQLGRPTPHGSSDMLSHPPDTPGRFPPPTPGQFPLPPSHIPGSSSSHMPIPAMSSSHLPIPSMPPSHIPTIPPSHGVPPPGQVPVGIRVDKHNRIIDDPPEKDKGKGRVMGFRLGKGNEEVQGPVRVDVREKFEWDSERGRPVVMGAQLGVDEFGRRPSFDGRRPSFDGRPTLDGQHGRKPSLDGPDAYGPAPRRRSGSGASHPPPPLLGTVGADKFGTMRADAYGAGREPSGMGAMGGMGGPHYRNGDPFAVGKDPFGLHPDAHRGEAGIPGFKPAVPDFKSPGMHDFKSPGMHDFKSPGMHDFKSPGMSDFKSPGMSMRSPAKQPSWDDRDNMIPPTPDDAPMKMPSPHPTGGPPPQPTPFLDPRSPHATSLLSPQPPPSQNMFSPVIPGVGPGSVLSDGPGQPQPMRYEAAGATPFMRERDVVAPTPRAPSIATTVPRTLPRPRTAESTVLGPDSPGTDNDDVSLDVAEADMALAARHREAFEWAEQDAKGKVKEGDPNARYIFNGFPMWVNWDLFTRLENAERRNGGRSPLPRVTSTTAPDDVSNIVSEWRVTRDKWVDRFWDPQWAQFMHEHGGPIQRELATERQTPVGQALEAARVYQRENSELPLAKREFSRGYLWDQGYMHPDWKWIKPRPWQWTVEHENDERRATGRAPLPRYHPAMSADDWRDVRDVWHTTASKWAEKRKDTAWLERDRQEGITPEQRVQLEQQFSKSRQQHKVIRKASGQRAREALTAEERDKMRHDSAMEVLARRQEAYKHAQVINTPQISEDKRRAAQLMLDELMRTPAPAHTRPPSSIGHASIPPGVVPIAGSSIGHPGQPMDTYGLQTDSDVYESSSSDDRPGAYSRPANGFPPTVAQDQLPNWMHQQKEWDAPTSSMGSIPGRNPSVPSIGKKRTGLLKGILKRTLSKQRNNNNNGSRPARADSQKRTGGLAGMFGHGSSRNEISPMDTAWAGAVRSTQPIAAQPIRFDRSHPFSMTSPHAIEYEGKIYPSAIHLWHALRFLRCPARRGRGRNTEEIWHPELAEAIRRTAEPELRADQWANAGGIGKDGTIMRSLQRPDWEEVQMEKIDEVLALKFTQHTSLGKMLMSTEPAELLYMWSSPWGAGMISKDPTILAKQLCGAENVSWPPTNTAHDLFLLSLQNNSLTTQI; translated from the exons ATGAGCCAAGTTGGCTTTCGGTTCAGACCGTTTACAAACTCGTCTGTGACTGCGCAGTGGACGGCCAAGGAGATGAAGGACATGCACACTCGGTCACGGTCTGTATCCGGGCCAGAGGTGTACGCACGACGGACGgcggaagaggaagaacgaCAGCGGGCGTTGGACTCGGAGACGGATGCGAATACGGAGTATAATGCGGCCAAGCTCAGCGCTAATATCCGGCCGCGGAGCATGAGCGCTGGAGGGCGGGGAGAGCGCaagaagaagagcaagaacaaGGAGGAAAAGGCCAAGAAGCGGGCAGCCGCAGACGAGGCACGCAGACAGCGCAGACGAGAGGCCGGCCTTGACTCGGACACCACACAAGGCGATGACTCGGACGACGAAGAGTTTGTCACTGGCCACACACGCCCCATGCATGGCATGTTCACTGGACAGACAGCATCTACGTCCAAACGAG CCCACAAGCATTCCGCCAGCACCAACATGCCCCCCACTCATCCGTATGGATACCCATCCCACCAACACCCCTACGGTCAACAGAGCCCCTATTCCGCCCATCCCTACGGTCCATCCTCCTACTTTAGCCCCTCGGCACCACAATACCCCAGCCTGTTCGCTGCCACCAGTCCTAGCAATG GCAGAGCAGAAGCGTTCGAAATGGCCCGGCGCAAGCTCGAGTCGAATCCACTACCAGGTCTACCCCAATCACTCCCCCGCAAACACTCTGCCACTCAATCCAAGTCCCACCCACAACCGAGCCATTCCTTGCCGGGCGGGTACGCTCCCCCCGCGCGCGAAAAGTCCAAATCGAAACATTCGGGACACGCCAAGAGCGCAAGTACGGGCACACTACCTACTCAA TCTCAAGCTCCGTCGTATCCACCCGCTCAAGCCTATGCACCGCCCGTTCCTTCCAAATCGTCCCGCGGCAGAGATAAAGACCGGGACCGGGATAGAAATCGGGGTCGCGAGCGAGATAGAGATAGGGATCGGGATCGGGACCGGGACCGAGAGCGAGACAGGGAACGAGACCTGGATCGAAGTCGAAACCGACCAGGATGGGATACGGCCGACGGCGTCCTCAACGGCGACCTCCCCAACGTCCCGGTCCTCAACTCGCACGGCATCCCAATTGCAAACGCCCCAGGCCACGCTCATTCCCATAGTGTCCCCATCTTGAAGCACCGCggaggagcaggaggagAAGAACTCACATCCATCAACGGTATACCCATCGTCAATGCCCAACCCGAGCCTCAACCCCAACCTCAACATCCATTGGAAAGAACGCCCTCGAGGGGGAATAAATGGGGTACCAAGATTGCTGGACTGTTTGGTCGTGCGAGGAGAGGCAGCAATGCCAGTCATGCGGTACCTTTTGACCCTCGCCCATCTACCTCGGGGGCAGGAGAGAGCCGGTATCCCACTGGACCCGGGGACACGAGGTACCCGCCCGTCGTCGACACCTCGGGTCGGTTCTACGAGGGAGTCGGGGCCGGAGCTGGAACCGGGACTGGAACTGGAACTGGGGGTCGATTCCGCGAAACAGGAACGGGACGTTATCCCGTTGCGGAACCGTCTTCGGCCCCGCCCACGAAATCCGCATTCAAGTTTGGGTTCGATCGACTGAGACGACCGTCGCATTCGAGTGCCCGTCCGGACCTGGGCGGCAGCGGCGGCGAGCCCTTTCCGTCGTTGTCGAGGCCCCCGACGCATGATACCGGTTTTGGCAGGCCCTCGCACGATATCCCAGGCCTCGGACGCCCCTCGCACGATAGCACCGGTCTCAAGAGGCCCTCGCACGAAACGTTTGGCCGAGCGTCGCACGAGCAGCTTGGACGCCCCACGCCGCACGGGAGCTCGGATATGCTCTCCCACCCGCCTGATACGCCTGGCCGATTCCCGCCGCCCACGCCTGGCCAATTCCCGCTCCCCCCGAGCCACATCCCCGGATCATCCTCGTCGCACATGCCCATTCCCGCCATGTCCTCGTCCCACCTCCCCATTCCCTCAATGCCACCATCCCACATCCCCACCATCCCACCATCCCATGGCGTGCCCCCGCCGGGCCAAGTACCCGTCGGGATCCGGGTCGACAAGCACAACCGTATCATCGACGACCCGCCGGAAAAGGATAAAGGCAAGGGCCGCGTCATGGGTTTCCGGCTCGGCAAGGGCAACGAAGAGGTCCAGGGCCCCGTCCGTGTCGACGTGCGCGAAAAGTTCGAGTGGGATTCGGAGAGGGGGCGGCCGGTGGTTATGGGTGCGCAGCTGGGGGTGGATGAGTTTGGGAGGCGGCCGTCGTTTGATGGGAGGAGACCTTCGTTTGATGGGAGGCCGACGCTCGATGGACAGCACGGTCGAAAACCCTCGCTCGATGGGCCGGACGCGTATGGTCCTGCGCCGAGACGACGTTCGGGATCTGGAGCGTCCCATCCGCCGCCGCCCTTGTTGGGGACGGTGGGGGCGGACAAGTTTGGGACTATGCGTGCGGATGCGTATGGTGCTGGCCGGGAACCAAGTGGGATGGGCGCAATGGGCGGGATGGGAGGACCACACTATCGCAATGGTGATCCGTTTGCAGTTGGGAAAGACCCGTTTGGACTTCATCCTGATGCGCACCGGGGCGAGGCTGGAATACCGGGTTTCAAGCCTGCTGTCCCCGATTTCAAGTCTCCTGGTATGCACGATTTCAAGTCTCCTGGTATGCACGATTTCAAGTCTCCTGGTATGCATGATTTCAAGTCGCCTGGAATGTCTGATTTCAAGTCTCCCGGTATGTCGATGCGTTCCCCCGCAAAACAGCCCTCGTGGGACGACCGGGACAATATGATCCCCCCCACGCCCGATGACGCCCCTATGAAAATGCCCTCACCTCATCCGACTGGCGGACCCCCTCCACAACCAACACCGTTCCTGGATCCCCGCTCCCCTCATGCGACCAGTCTTTTATCCCCGCAGCCACCACCATCCCAGAACATGTTCAGTCCCGTCATTCCGGGTGTAGGACCCGGAAGCGTCCTCTCCGACGGGCCGGGCCAACCTCAACCGATGCGATACGAAGCGGCCGGGGCGACACCGTTTATGCGCGAACGGGACGTGGTAGCACCTACACCCCGCGCACCGAGCATCGCGACTACCGTTCCTCGCACCTTGCCTCGCCCTCGCACTGCCGAGTCGACTGTTCTTGGGCCCGATTCGCCGGGGACGGACAATGACGATGTTAGTTTGGACGTGGCCGAGGCGGACATGGCGCTCGCTGCGCGTCACCGCGAAGCGTTTGAATGGGCCGAGCAGGACGCTAAAGGaaaagtcaaggaaggagatccTAATGCGCGCTACATATTCAACGGATTCCCGATGTGGGTCAACTGGGACTTGTTTACCCGACTCGAGAACGCCGAGCGTAGAAATGGAGGGAGGAGCCCGTTGCCCCGGGTGACGAGCACGACTGCACCAGACGACGTATCGAATATCGTTTCCGAGTGGCGCGTGACGCGCGACAAGTGGGTCGATCGGTTCTGGGATCCACAATGGGCGCAGTTTATGCACGAGCACGGCGGGCCGATTCAGCGCGAGTTGGCTACCGAACGACAGACCCCTGTAGGCCAAGCGCTCGAAGCCGCTCGAGTCTACCAGCGCGAAAACTCGGAGCTCCCGCTGGCCAAACGCGAGTTTTCAAGAGGGTATTTGTGGGACCagggatatatgcatccAGATTGGAAATGGATCAAACCCAGGCCATGGCAATGGACGGTCGAGCACGAGAACGATGAACGGCGCGCAACGGGTCGTGCACCCCTACCACGGTATCACCCAGCAATGAGCGCAGACGACTGGCGAGATGTACGAGACGTGTGGCATACGACCGCGAGCAAATGGGCCGAGAAACGGAAAGATACCGCCTGGCTCGAACGGGATCGGCAAGAGGGCATCACGCCCGAGCAGCGCGTTCAACTTGAACAGCAGTTTTCCAAGTCGAGGCAGCAGCACAAAGTCATCCGCAAAGCATCCGGTCAGCGAGCGCGTGAAGCCCTGACTGCCGAGGAGCGAGACAAGATGAGGCATGATTCGGCTATGGAGGTATTGGCACGCCGACAAGAAGCATATAAACACGCTCAAGTGATAAATACACCGCAGATCTCCGAGGACAAGCGTCGAGCTGCCCAATTGATGCTTGATGAACTTATGCGCACCCCTGCGCCGGCGCATACTCGTCCGCCTAGTAGCATCGGGCATGCAAGCATTCCTCCTGGCGTTGTGCCGATTGCCGGCTCGAGTATTGGACACCCAGGGCAGCCTATGGATACTTATGGATTACAAACCGACTCGGATGTGTACGAGTCGTCCAGCAGCGATGACCGCCCTGGTGCGTATTCCCGTCCCGCGAATGGCTTCCCGCCCACGGTTGCGCAAGATCAACTACCCAATTGGATGCACCAACAAAAGGAGTGGGATGCACCTACCTCGAGCATGGGCTCGATACCTGGTCGAAATCCCTCGGTACCTTCCATCGGCAAGAAGAGGACTGGTCTTCTCAAAGGTATCCTTAAGCGCACGCTCTCCAAGCAACgcaataataataataacgGCTCTCGACCCGCTCGCGCCGATTCACAAAAACGCACAGGCGGGCTTGCGGGCATGTTTGGACACGGCTCCTCTCGAAACGAGATTTCACCCATGGACACCGCATGGGCGGGTGCGGTCCGCTCTACGCAGCCCATTGCGGCTCAACCCATCCGCTTCGATCGTTCCCATCCCTTTAGTATGACTTCGCCTCATGCCATCGAATACGAAGGGAAGATTTATCCCTCGGCGATTCATCTTTGGCATGCTCTTCGATTCCTCCGTTGTCCTGCCAGACGAGGTCGTGGTCGTAACACCGAAGAAATTTGGCATCCCGAGCTTGCCGAGGCGATCCGACGAACGGCCGAGCCCGAACTACGTGCGGACCAATGGGCCAACGCTGGTGGAATCGGAAAGGACGGAACCATCATGCGCTCGCTTCAGCGTCCCGACTGGGAAGAGGTACAAATGGAAAAGATCGATGAGGTTTTGGCGCTAAAGTTCACCCAGCATACTT CCCTTGGAAAAATGCTCATGTCTACAGAACCTGCCGAGTTGCTCTACATGTGGAGTTCTCCCTGGGGTGCGGGCATGATCTCAAAGGACCCAACCATCTTGGCAAAGCAGTTATGCGGTGCAGAGAACGTCTCTTGGCCGCCCACCAACACCGCTCATGACCTATTTCTCCTATCTCTTCAGAATAATTCTCTCACGACTCAAATCTAA
- a CDS encoding Sodium/hydrogen exchanger family, whose amino-acid sequence MSEAPFALLFGLLIGPYGIGVFDPRGWTTSGGDDSNASGNYLTFELTRLALGFGLFAIGTSLLKGVELPKSYLRDHAKSLTALIVPVMAWGWFISAGLISWIFPALSFASALVISSCLTPTDPVLANAIVSGKWAEQNVPEHLRLLIAAESAANDGLAYPFLYVSIKMLTIGTEPIEIAKFVWECVVYQVLLGVALGAFLGWVFRVLLQRAEARGFIDRSSYIGQYLSLTILSLGTTAILGGDDLLAAFAAGSAVSWDGHFNEKSHESEFSSTLEVFFNCACFVYIGAWLPFHALDLEDVAPICDHIDRQRIPALVALWWTGWLEPDINTLGEALFSGHFGPMGVGAVFISMLALTELPPSQGRTDNQIDRVSASIQPIVSFIVLGSIFIHGISIPFFSLGTWFHEVYFKAKINAAHARRSLSSVSPFRRSRALPDERQGLLSDELGQSERLSRSNIICGTGSKIQGDQEEQV is encoded by the exons ATGAGCGAAGCGCCTTTCGCTCTTTTATTTGGTCTCCTAATTGGGCCTTATGGAATCGGGGTTTTCGATCCTCGTGGTTGGACTACCTCCGGGGGGGACGATTCGAATGCGTCGGGAAATTATCTTACGTTCGAGTTGACCCGATTGGCCCTGGGATTCGGCTTGTTCGCCATTGGTACGAGTTTG TTGAAAGGTGTTGAGTTGCCCAAATCATATCTGAGGGATCATGCCAAGAGTTTGACCGCTTTGATTGTTCCCGTAATGG CATGGGGATGGTTTATTTCAGCGG GGCTAATTTCTTGGATTTTCCCCGCTCTTTCATTTGCGTCTGCGTTGGTAATCTCTTCGTGTCTCACCCCGACTGATCCA GTCCTGGCGAATGCAATAGTATCCGGAAAATGGGCAGAACAAAACGTTCCAGAACATTTGCGCCTATTAATTGCTGCCGAATCTGCAGCGAACGACGGGCTCGCGTATCCCTTCCTATACGTATCTATAAAGATGCTCACGATCGGCACAGAACCCATTGAGATTGCCAAGTTCGTTTGGGAGTGCGTTGTCT ATCAAGTCTTGTTGGGCGTGGCTCTGGGTGCATTTTTGGGCTGGGTATTCCGTGTGTTACTTCAACGGGCCGAAGCCAGAGGTTTTATCGACCGATCAAGTTATATTGGACAATATCTCTCCCTTACTATATTAAGCCTTGGAACGACTGCCATACTTGGGGGTGATGATCTGCTCGCGGCATTTGCTGCAG GTTCTGCCGTCTCATGGGACGGTCACTTTAACGAAAAGTCTCACGAATCCGAATTCTCAAGTACCCTCGAAGTGTTTTTCAATTGTGCTTGCTTCGTTTACATTGGTGCATGGCTACCATTCCATGCGCTTGATCTTGAA GATGTTGCTCCTATTTGTGACCATATTGATCGTCAGCGTATCCCGGCTCTCGTAGCGTTGTGGTGGACAGGATGGTTGGAGCCTGATATAAATACGCTTGGCGAAGCATTGTTCAGTGGTCATTTTGGGCCGATGG GGGTGGGCGCCGTTTTCATTTCGATGCTAGCGCTCACCGAACTTCCACCTTCACAAGGCAGGACGGACAATCAAATCGATCGCGTATCCGCATCTATTCAGCCAATTGTCTCGTTCATTGTTTTGGGATCCATCTTCATTC ATGGTATTTCCATCCCTTTCTTCTCGCTTGGCACATGGTTCCACGAGGTGTACTTCAAAGCAAAGATCAATGCCGCTCACGCAAGGCGCTCACTGAGTTCTGTTAGCCCATTTCGCCGATCTCGTGCTCTGCCGGATGAGCGTCAAGGTTTATTGTCCGATGAACTGGGTCAAAGTGAGCGTTTATCAAGATCAAACATAATCTGTGGGACTGGTTCAAAAATTCAAGGGgatcaagaggaacaggttTAG
- a CDS encoding lactonase, 7-bladed beta-propeller, with amino-acid sequence MAYKLLVGGYTATIATLLFNPSSSELSTIATSPAGYSPSWIVQHPANKSVVFATQELLPTGSILSFVVQQSGQLTQIGSANTGGSGPAHMTISSNGNEAVAMNYGAGSGTNIPLAADKIHFGNPYQAVAFNGTGPNQSRQEKSHPHQVIEYGNGADKIWRLTKTSSGALQNSGYIQQPSGSGPRHVVTKGTTLYTLHELSSTLTQQTIPALGTSTQAPITSSVSIIPPGSSNPSAFTAAELLLSPISSAFPKQYLYATNRGDSSSDAVTIVDIEGNTLKIVGYVPTGLKQLRGASLSPGDGKYLALSGQGTGDVAIFERINGGTGLKQIAKVTGFEQPTAVIWL; translated from the exons ATGGCTTACAAGCTCCTTGTCGGCGGCTACACTGCAACTATCGCAACCTTGCTTTTCAATCCTTCGAGCTCCGAGCTCTCAACCATTGCTACGTCTCCTGCAGGCTACAGCCCGAGTTGGATTGTTCAACATCCAGCCAACAAGAGTGTCGTGTTCGCTACACAAGAGCTGTTACCCACAGGCTCAATCTTGTCGTTCGTTGTCCAACAATCTGGCCAACTTACGCAG ATCGGCTCAGCCAATACAGGAGGTAGTGGTCCGGCCCATATGACCATCAGTTCTAACGGGAATGAGGCTGTTGCAATGAAT TACGGAGCCGGAAGTGGCACCAACATCCCCTTGGCAGCCGACAAAATACACTTTGGAAATCCATATCAAGCCGTAGCGTTCAATGGTACTGGGCCCAACCAAAGTCGTCAGGAAAAGTCACACCCGCACCAAGTCATCGAATATGGGAAT GGAGCGGACAAAATTTGGAGGCTCACAAAGACTAGTTCCGGCGCACTTCAAAATAGCGGTTATATTCAACAACCCTCTGGGAGCGGACCACGTCACGTGGTAACCAAAG GAACAACCCTGTACACACTTCACGAACTATCAAGCACATTGACTCAGCAAACCATCCCAGCACTCGGGACATCAACGCAAGCACCTATCACATCCTCGGTCTCCATTATTCCGCCCGGCTCCTCAAACCCAAGCGCGTTCACTGCGGCTGAGTTACTTCTTTCACCGATATCCAGTGCTTTCCCGAAACAATACCTCTACGCCACCAACAGAGGGGATTCTTCAAGCGATGCGGTTACGATCGTTGACATTGAAGGGAACACACTAAAGATCGTGGGCTATGTGCCCACTGGCCTCAAGCAGCTACGAGGAGCGTCGCTCAGCCCCGGTGATGGCAAATATCTCGCCCTTTCGGGCCAGGGAACTGGAGATGTGGCCATTTTCGAACGTATTAACGGAGGTACTGGTTTGAAGCAAATTGCTAAAGTAACGGGCTTTGAACAGCCAACGGCAGTGATTTGGCTCTAG